From Pyrenophora tritici-repentis strain M4 chromosome 1, whole genome shotgun sequence, the proteins below share one genomic window:
- a CDS encoding Piwi multi-domain protein, which yields MSMAGRPGDGPVGKGQPGNPPTVGVSGSGRIPRPNPEVTRIEDVIVKNTLSTALATPSLDLALPRRPAYGKVGKPIILYANYFELKGIKPDTHLYRYSIDFGGVTISREKKKQLVEILLQTPPLAQLKVATDWSQKLVCAEQIPLAGEHAEYTLVWSPKAGLLYPQTDESRQRNTYHVRVTKLGEVSLSELLQNLSQPAPTYALKLDTIDALNTVIAYGSSSEANITTAARSRFYPFNDHPQVQVADLGHALQALRGYFASVRTSVNRVMVNVNVAAGAFHKPENLLLMMKELVGRPLLDDRWDDEREHKKLNTLYYHVKIETHYLRMKSTDIKKKEETRCQVHSIVNFSPSGKNSTNVRFRKHDAEGKVITLTVEEHFRQAHNIRLSHPQAPLVNYGKPEKPMWMPAELCKILPGQLVRQLLLPSQTSEMIKFASRRPDKNMRSITSDGLKVTKIEPIVNGQNVNLEAFGIKVDPDMVTVHGRILPPPIVQYRAQSCTPNNGAWNLDPKKLGSRPFYIAKTLGPWRILVINSGSRPTIPGGIDGLKHALEQFKKALIQYGMQPGEHNRPCMVDIKPEQLAKKNIDEIQEQIRSSLVKSFKEKPRFLFALLPSDNTVLYDSIKLLFDCKLGLPSVCCIGSKFAKLDPHYFANVAMKFNQKLGGVNHTVPLAKLAPLDAQTIIFGIDVTHPSPGSSQTAPSIAGVVASVDAKFSQYAASMRTQARRVEMVAELEEMIVERLELWKKRNQNRLPNKVIVYRDGVSEGDYGNVLNKECESFEAAFDKLYGKEKHPKLSFIIVGKRHHTRFYPTQPGDADVRTGNPKAGTIVDRGVTGEKLFDFFLIAHQGLQGTSRPAHYVVLRDENKFGADQLQTLTHNLCFTFARATRSVSLCPPAYYADLLCERGRAYLHSVLKGEGAEVGVGSWQRDVNPGLMETMYYL from the exons ATGTCAATGGCAGGCCGCCCCGGTGATGGCCCGGTCGGCAAAGGCCAGCCTGGTAATCCACCTACAGTCGGTGTCTCCGG TAGTGGTCGAATTCCCCGCCCTAATCCCGAAGTCACCAGAATCGAGGACGTAATAGTAAAGAATACCCTGTCAACTGCCTTAGCTACCCCCTCTCTCGACCTTGCGCTGCCACGTCGCCCCGCCTATGGCAAAGTTGGAAAGCCGATCATACTGTACGCCAACTACTTCGAGCTGAAGGGTATCAAGCCTGACACACACTTGTACCGGTACTCGATTGACTTTGGAGGAGTCACCATCTcgagggagaagaagaagcagtTGGTCGAGATCTTACTGCAGACGCCACCTCTTGCGCAACTCAAAGTTGCGACGGACTGGTCGCAAAAGCTCGTATGCGCAGAGCAGATACCTCTAGCTGGGGAGCATGCCGAATACACTCTTGTGTGGAGTCCCAAGGCTGGTTTGCTGTACCCGCAAACAGACGAGTCCCGTCAGAGGAACACATATCATGTTCGAGTAACCAAACTCGGAGAAGTTTCATTAAGTGAGCTCCTGCAAAACCTTTCCCAGCCAGCTCCGACCTATGCACTGAAACTCGACACCATCGACGCCTTGAATACGGTTATAGCATACGGGTCCAGCAGCGAAGCCAATATAACCACAGCAGCAAGGAGCCGATTCTACCCGTTCAATGACCACCCTCAAGTACAAGTGGCAGATCTAGGTCACGCGCTACAAGCCCTTCGTGGATACTTTGCCAGTGTGCGCACGAGTGTCAATCGAGTCATGGTCAACGTGAACGTCGCAGCCGGTGCCTTTCACAAGCCTGAGAATCTGCTCTTGATGATGAAAGAGCTCGTTGGACGTCCTCTCCTAGACGATCGATGGGATGATGAGCGGGAGCACAAGAAACTGAATACGCTCTATTACCATGTGAAGATCGAAACACACTACCTTCGGATGAAGAGCACCGACatcaagaagaaggaagagaCACGCTGTCAAGTTCACAGCATCGTCAATTTCTCCCCTTCTGGAAAGAACAGTACCAATGTCAGATTCAGGAAGCATGATGCCGAGGGAAAAGTGATTACTCTCACGGTTGAAGAGCATTTCAGGCAAGCGCACAACATCAGGCTCTCTCATCCCCAGGCACCATTGGTCAACTATGGAAAACCCGAAAAACCAATGTGGATGCCGGCCGAGTTGTGTAAGATCTTGCCTGGGCAGTTGGTCAGAcaacttcttcttccttctcAGACAAGCGAAATGATCAAATTCGCCTCGCGCAGGCCGGATAAGAACATGAGATCAATCACTAGCGACGGGCTGAAAGTCACGAAGATCGAACCGATTGTCAACGGACAGAACGTCAACTTGGAGGCATTTGGCATCAAAGTTGACCCAGACATGGTCACGGTCCATGGACGCATTCTACCCCCGCCAATCGTACAGTATAGAGCCCAGAGCTGTACACCAAACAACGGTGCTTGGAATCTGGATCCCAAGAAGCTCGGTTCAAGGCCATTTTATATTGCGAAGACTCTCGGTCCTTGGCGCATTCTTGTGATCAACTCTGGAAGCCGGCCCACAATTCCTGGTGGCATTGATGGACTGAAGCACGCCCTGGAGCAGTTTAAGAAGGCACTAATACAGTATGGCATGCagcctggagaacacaaCAGGCCGTGTATGGTCGACATCAAGCCGGAGCAGTTGGCGAAGAAGAATATAGACGAGATTCAAGAGCAGATCAGGTCGTCCCTCGTAAAATCGTTCAAGGAAAAGCCACGATTCCTGTTCGCATTATTGCCCAGCGATAACACGGTGCTGTACGACTCGATCAAGCTACTGTTCGACTGTAAGCTTGGTTTGCCCAGTGTGTGCTGCATTGGCAGCAAGTTTGCAAAGCTAGATCCTCACTACTTTGCCAATGTTGCCATGAAGTTCAACCAGAAGCTGGGCGGTGTCAATCACACAGTACCACTGGCAAAGCTGGCACCGTTGGATGCGCAGACGATCATATTCGGTATAGACGTCACCCATCCTTCGCCGGGAAGCTCGCAAACAGCACCTAGCATTGCTGGTGTTGTTGCGTCTGTTGATGCAAAGTTCTCGCAGTACGCCGCCAGTATGCGCACCCAAGCACGTCGTGTAGAGATGGTGGCGGAGCTCGAGGAGATGATTGTCGAACGACTGGAACTTTGGAAGAAACGAAACCAGAACAGGTTGCCAAACAAAGTCATTGTCTATCGCGACGGCGTTTCTGAGGGCGATTACGGCAACGTGCTCAACAAGGAGTGCGAGTCTTTTGAGGCAGCATTTGACAAGCTCTACGGCAAAGAGAAGCACCCGAAGTTGTCATTCATCATCGTTGGCAAGAGGCACCACACACGTTTCTACCCCACACAGCCTGGCGACGCAGATGTTCGGACTGGCAACCCGAAGGCCGGCACGATTGTGGACCGTGGCGTGACTGGAGAGAAGCTGTTCGACTTCTTCTTGATAGCGCACCAGGGTCTTCAGGGAACGTCGAGACCTGCACACTACGTGGTGCTCAGGGACGAGAACAAGTTTGGGGCGGATCAACTGCAGACGCTGACGCACAATCTCTGCTTCACGTTTGCCCGGGCGACGCGGTCTGTGAGCCTGTGTCCGCCGGCTTACTACGCCGATCTGCTCTGCGAGCGCGGCCGTGCGTATCTCCACAGTGTGCTAAAAGGCGAGGGAGCGGAGGTCGGTGTGGGTTCTTGGCAGAGGGACGTTAATCCGGGGCTAATGGAGACGATGTACTATTTGTGA
- a CDS encoding mitochondrial 37S ribosomal protein uS7m, with protein MPPRLNVTALTRTVAFRPRPQVQWHARPTFRLAQLQPRLYSDTTKSPAADRSKREDAKPIEHVSEEAASMAKTMGEKGPDLSQGTPIEDVVKGDKAAQENLPKVMKDKLNSQKPKTTPNMTPNGTRSYSTMTTQRSGDTGMDMGLVDLQSASKVPTTPGLKFEMPSLPLPKDGHIKHRHDPIVDQVTNLLMRHGKKSVAERTMALILQHLRTSPIPNIKPERPLLPGAPPPSHLPLNPILYLTLAIDSVAPLMRIRSQRGAAGGGVALQIPVPLGQRQRRRVAIDWIISAASKRRNMGSGKGSFAQRIAQEMIAVVQGTSGIWDRRNAIHKLGVAARANIVLPRKR; from the exons ATGCCACCACGATTAAATGTCACTGCGCTCACGCGCACAGTCGCATTCCGACCTAGACCACAAGTACAATGGCATGCCCGACCTACGTTCCGACTCGCCCAATTGCAACCCCGCCTGTACTCGGATACAACCAAGTCTCCAGCTGCCGACCGGTCGAAGCGAGAGGATGCGAAGCCGATCGAACATGTTTCCGAAGAGGCGGCTTCTATGGCGAAAACCATGGGAGAGAAGGGGCCTGATCTCAGCCAGGGTACACCCATCGAAGAC GTGGTGAAAGGCGACAAGGCAGCACAAGAAAACCTGCCCAAAGTTATGAAAGACAAACTCAACTCGCAAAAGCCAAAGACGACGCCCAACATGACACCGAATGGCACACGGTCATACTCTACCATGACGACACAAAGGAGTGGGGACACTGGCATGGACATGGGTCTCGTAGACTTGCAATCTGCCTCAAAAGTGCCTACAACGCCTGGATTGAAGTTCGAGATGCCTTCCCTTCCACTTCCAAAAGATGGTCATATCAAGCACCGACATGACCCGATAGTCGATCAGGTTACCAATCTGCTCATGCGACATGGCAAGAAGAGCGTTGCAGAGCGA ACCATGGCACTCATTCTGCAACACCTACGAACGTCACCCATTCCCAACATTAAACCGGAAAGACCTCTGCTTCCAGGCGCGCCTCCGCCATCACATCTTCCACTCAACCCCATACTGTATCTCACTCTCGCTATTGATTCTGTCGCACCTCTTATGCGCATCCGAAGTCAAAGAGGTGCTGCTGGAGGTGGTGTCGCTCTTCAAATCCCTGTCCCACTTGGACAGAGGCAACGACGACGTGTGGCTATTGATTGGATCATTTCGGCTGCATCGAAGCGGAGGAATATGGGCAGTGGAAAGGGTAGCTTTGCTCAACGTATTGCCCAGGAAATGATTGCTGTAGTACAGGGCACAAGCGGCATCTGGGACAGGCGCAACGCCATCCACAAGCTCGGCGTGGCTGCGCGAGCCAACATTGTCTTGCCGAGGAAGAGGTAA